TATAAGATGTTGGCCATGCCTCAACCATTTATTCTTGTCTGAATGAGTAAAGTCGACCAGGAAATGCAGAATGGCCTTATTGCTAAAACTGATGTATAAAGAATACTCTCAACTTCTTTTCCGTGAAGATCCTACCATCATTTCCTAATTGTTCCTTCATCTTCTGCATGCGTTAGTTTGATCAATGAATGTTAGCGGAAGGTTGATTTAATTGTTACTTCTTCAATAAATTAGTATCTTTTGTTTGTTCATTGTGAACTGAAAACCCACTTTTTTTCAGGTCTCAAAAACTGTATGAGAAGACGATATTCCTACCTTGAAGGTGTTGAAGGATTATTgaattctttgaaaaaaaatggctATGAAATCCATGCTTTCACAAATTATCCAATCTGGTATGACAACAACTACGCCTCCGTCCCAAACAAAGATGTAGTTGGTTATATAATTTCTTGCTTACCATGATACTCCATATAAACTCGTCTGAGGCcaatattatacaaaataataataatcattcaAGCCTTCGTTACTTTCAAAATACAATCATTCAAGTGTGACAAACTTTGTTCTTTCAGGTACCAGATGATTGAGGACGAGCTTAAACTCTCAAATTACCTATCTTGGACATTTTGTTCCTGTATATTTGGTATTTTTCTCTTTACCTTCACAAACTTTCTATCGCTCAACTTTTGTTTGATCAAGATTTCAGTAATCGAACCGTGAAAGCATCCATTAGtgcttgtattaggattgactGACTACTTCACAGCCATTGGGGTGCAGTCCTTTCCCGGGCCTTGCTGACACGGGATGCCTTGTGCACCGGGCTGCCCTTCAATATTCCATTGTTGATGTGGCTAGctcctgtttttttttttaataacggTAACTGAGATGTGGCTGGCTCCTTATGTATTCCTCATATGTAGAGTTTTGGGATGCTTACACAAGCAACCTGAGGCAGATCCGGGATTTCATTTATGGGTTCTGGATCACAATCTTTATTATTTACTCGGTTCTGGATCACAATCTGTATGCTTAACGGGTCGAGTATCTATCTAGATGTGCTCTACAAGTTTAATAATAAAGTTCAATTTTACAGTCAAATTGCTGTTTTGAAACTTGGTTCATGAAGACTCAGAACTCAAATGCTGATCTTTTTATCCTATTTTTCTGTTGTACTGCATCTCAAATTTGTGAAGTTTCGGATGCTGATCTGCTTTTGTTCCTTGTTGAAAAGTTCCGTAACCTTAAACTTGTGGAGTGGTGACACGTAAACATAATATGAAGTGTGAATTTGATTGGAGCATAGACCTGACTTATTTCATATGTTTACAGGAAAACGGAAGCCTGATCCCGATTTTTATTTAGAAGTTGTAAAGCATCTCAATGTAAATGCTTCCAACTGCATTTTTGTTGATGACAGGTATGTCCCAATAATAGTGTATGCTTTTAAGCTATGTTGCTCGAGCTCTTCAGAACTATTGTAGTACGCTGTACGCTTGTCAGATAACTGATAACGAGTCATCCCTAACAATGTACAGTAGTTATCCTTTGACCACAAAGTTGAGTTTGGCCTCGATATGATTTTCATATCACCACTATATAGACAGAGTCCGCGTCTTGGATGCATCACCACGTCCTTGTTATTTGTCGACTTCTATTCATATTTAGAATTTTATACATGAAAAATGCAGTTCTATCTGCTCATTACAGTAACCTGGACTTCAAAAAAGGTCCAATGTTTCTCACGCGAGTTGTATCATTGATCGTTTAGGATGGGGAACGTTGAAGCTGCAATTGAACTCGGACTTAAAGGCCTTCAATTCAAGAATGCAGATTTGTTGCGGAAGGACTTATCTCTCCTCGGTGTCGATATATCAACAAATGAAAGTCAAGATCTGATTGAATGTTCATCATAAGATTATATATCATGATAGttctgtgtttttttttattctgaaCATTTGTTCTTGCGGAACAGTTCCTCAAAATATGTCACAATTTTAGGCCTAAAAAGAGTTGTATATTGTATGTATAATAAATGTATACAACCAACTTGACAAGTGAAAGGACATCAGACAATGTAAATGTCAtctagaattatttttaaattgggCCTTCTTACCAAGCCACTTATCCATCTAAAAGTTCATTTTGATTAGTACTAAGTAGGCGTTTAGCCATTCGATATCATATAAAGGAACTGTGAGATGGAATCAATGTTAAGATATGTGCTTTTACGTTGATTCTATCTCATGATTCCATATCACGAGAT
The window above is part of the Solanum pennellii chromosome 5, SPENNV200 genome. Proteins encoded here:
- the LOC107020533 gene encoding flavin mononucleotide hydrolase 1, chloroplatic, with amino-acid sequence MALLLSWRPSSAYNISFPFTMKNTSSSKSAKMGSFSTISCSITSSSASTMVAQRKLPILLFDVMDTIVRDPFYHDVPAFFRMSMKELLESKHPTSWIEFEKGLISEEELTRKFFKDERSFDMEGLKNCMRRRYSYLEGVEGLLNSLKKNGYEIHAFTNYPIWYQMIEDELKLSNYLSWTFCSCIFGKRKPDPDFYLEVVKHLNVNASNCIFVDDRMGNVEAAIELGLKGLQFKNADLLRKDLSLLGVDISTNESQDLIECSS